From Bacillus sp. FSL K6-3431, the proteins below share one genomic window:
- a CDS encoding dipeptidase, whose product MKIIDLHCDALYKIWDSKGILNFKNSAKLDTSLKRLKMGEVKVQCFAIFIPPELKAEQKFQAALDQIDYFYTNVIGNNDDIKHIKSWNDFDHLKDNEIGAMLTLEGVDCIGNDVHKLSILYHLGVRSVGLTWNNANLAADGVGEPRGAGLSLFGREIVRFNNEHKILTDVSHLSERAFWDVMELSHYPIASHSNAKTICSHRRNLSDAQAIALFDKGAMIHVVYFPQFVSGKIPATISDLIMHIDHFCSLGGVDHIGFGSDFDGITSYIIGLENASKQQYLINELLKYYSEDQVFGFASGNFLKSRPI is encoded by the coding sequence ATGAAAATAATTGATCTTCATTGTGATGCATTATATAAAATATGGGACAGTAAAGGTATCCTAAACTTCAAAAATTCCGCCAAACTAGATACAAGCCTGAAACGTTTGAAAATGGGAGAGGTGAAAGTACAGTGCTTTGCCATTTTCATACCTCCAGAATTAAAAGCAGAGCAAAAGTTCCAAGCCGCTCTTGATCAAATAGATTATTTTTACACAAATGTTATTGGAAATAACGACGATATCAAGCATATTAAGTCATGGAATGATTTTGATCACCTTAAAGACAATGAAATAGGAGCAATGCTTACATTAGAAGGGGTGGATTGTATTGGAAATGATGTACATAAACTTAGTATTTTATATCATCTAGGCGTCCGCTCAGTGGGTTTGACTTGGAACAATGCTAACTTAGCGGCAGATGGAGTTGGTGAACCCCGTGGGGCTGGTCTAAGCTTATTTGGAAGAGAAATCGTGCGCTTTAATAATGAGCATAAGATACTTACGGACGTTTCTCATTTAAGCGAAAGAGCATTTTGGGACGTAATGGAGTTATCTCACTATCCAATTGCAAGTCACTCAAACGCGAAAACAATTTGTTCACACCGACGTAATTTATCGGATGCACAGGCAATTGCTCTATTTGATAAAGGAGCAATGATTCATGTTGTTTATTTTCCACAATTTGTTTCTGGGAAAATTCCTGCAACGATTTCCGATCTGATCATGCATATTGATCACTTTTGTTCTCTTGGAGGGGTTGACCATATTGGCTTCGGTTCTGATTTTGACGGAATCACAAGCTATATTATTGGTTTAGAAAATGCTTCAAAACAGCAGTATTTAATAAACGAGTTGTTGAAGTATTATTCCGAAGACCAAGTATTTGGGTTTGCAAGCGGAAACTTTTTAAAGAGTAGACCAATATAG
- a CDS encoding DUF2628 domain-containing protein: MKHCHRCGNNLDENKDFCSKCGDQFNDDGSTINIDINELAQNDATVLPKFDSELDLSIFVGKKYPYYNRKWIKNKENKPTWNFAAFFLSLFWLGYRKMYIPIVIIIATFFFIDFLLYISDYKYSTVDNSISFAIAILLGLYGNHFYLLNAKKKVSAIREKGLSSEDKNVELHKKGGTSWLGVFIALVSLLLYAFASSALFPTAEDKVSGLKDGTFYDSAAQTVGETMDNFFLHPEWKVIKNDAGEEIIRFTGKKENSTIKIDFISDGELFDVHNAEIDGEQLDEDEMNEVLNLIITEN, translated from the coding sequence ATGAAGCATTGTCATAGATGTGGAAATAATCTGGATGAAAACAAAGATTTTTGTAGTAAATGTGGAGATCAGTTCAATGATGATGGATCAACAATAAATATTGATATTAACGAGCTAGCACAAAATGATGCAACTGTTTTGCCAAAATTTGATTCCGAACTAGATTTATCTATATTTGTAGGAAAGAAATATCCTTATTACAATAGGAAATGGATAAAGAACAAAGAAAATAAACCTACATGGAATTTCGCTGCATTTTTCTTATCGCTATTTTGGTTAGGTTATCGAAAAATGTATATTCCGATAGTTATTATTATAGCTACTTTCTTTTTTATTGACTTTTTATTATACATAAGCGATTACAAATATAGTACGGTTGACAATTCCATTTCATTTGCTATTGCAATTTTGCTAGGGTTGTATGGTAATCATTTCTATTTACTAAATGCAAAAAAGAAAGTATCGGCCATTAGAGAAAAAGGGTTATCATCTGAAGATAAAAACGTTGAATTACATAAAAAAGGCGGTACAAGTTGGCTAGGTGTGTTCATTGCTTTGGTTTCCCTCCTACTTTATGCGTTTGCCTCCAGCGCACTTTTCCCTACAGCAGAAGACAAAGTTTCAGGACTAAAAGATGGTACCTTCTATGATTCTGCGGCTCAAACTGTTGGAGAAACAATGGACAATTTTTTCTTGCATCCTGAGTGGAAAGTGATCAAAAATGATGCAGGTGAAGAAATTATTCGTTTTACTGGAAAAAAAGAAAATTCAACGATTAAAATTGACTTTATTTCTGATGGTGAATTATTTGATGTCCACAATGCTGAAATCGATGGAGAACAACTTGATGAAGATGAGATGAATGAGGTATTGAATCTTATCATTACCGAAAATTGA
- a CDS encoding YjcZ family sporulation protein yields MGGEGGFGFGNNFALLVVLFILLIIIGSAYAY; encoded by the coding sequence ATGGGTGGAGAAGGCGGTTTCGGCTTCGGCAACAACTTTGCATTGTTAGTTGTGCTGTTTATTTTATTAATTATCATTGGCTCGGCTTACGCATATTAA
- a CDS encoding SpoVR family protein, with product MKPNANALEYAISEITEIASSFGLDFYPMRYEICPADIIYTFGAYGMPTRFSHWSFGKQFFKMKLQYDFGLSKIYELVINSNPCYAFLLDSNSLIQNKLIVAHVLAHCDFFKNNVRFRNTNRDMVESMAATAERVREYEIEYGKAEVEDFLNAVLAIEEHIDPSLVRPTLQWKAEDDDVEEDVPAATEYDDLWSLDGKKKQRIDRRKSKKSFPPQPEKDIMLFIEQYSRELSDWQRDIMTMIRSEMLYFWPQLETKIMNEGWASYWHQRILREMNLTSEETIEFAKLNAGVVQPSRTNINPYYLGVKMFEDIEERWNNPSDEMKAQGVEENSGREKMFEVREIESDISFLRNYLTKDLVMREDMYLFQKQGRDYKIVDKKWTDVRDQLVNMRVNGGFPYITVNDGDYMKNGELYLKHSYEGMELDLKYLEKVLPYIHQLWGRPVHMESSVENRPVLFTFDGRNMLRKFL from the coding sequence ATGAAACCAAATGCAAATGCATTGGAATATGCTATTAGTGAAATTACTGAAATAGCGAGCAGCTTTGGGCTCGATTTTTATCCGATGCGTTATGAAATTTGCCCTGCTGATATAATTTATACGTTTGGTGCATACGGTATGCCTACTCGATTTTCACACTGGAGTTTTGGAAAGCAATTTTTCAAAATGAAGTTACAATATGATTTCGGCTTAAGTAAAATATATGAATTAGTCATTAATTCCAATCCATGTTATGCATTTTTGCTTGATTCAAATTCACTTATTCAAAATAAATTAATTGTCGCGCACGTACTTGCCCATTGTGATTTTTTTAAAAATAATGTCAGATTTCGGAATACAAACCGCGATATGGTGGAAAGTATGGCAGCGACAGCTGAAAGGGTTCGGGAGTACGAAATTGAGTATGGTAAAGCGGAGGTAGAAGACTTTCTTAATGCCGTGCTTGCCATTGAGGAACATATTGACCCATCACTCGTGCGACCAACTTTACAATGGAAAGCGGAAGATGATGATGTAGAAGAAGATGTACCTGCAGCGACAGAATATGATGATTTATGGTCGCTAGATGGTAAGAAAAAGCAGAGGATCGATCGGAGAAAGTCAAAAAAATCTTTTCCACCACAACCTGAAAAGGACATTATGTTATTCATCGAACAGTATAGTCGGGAACTTTCAGACTGGCAAAGAGATATCATGACGATGATAAGATCGGAAATGCTATATTTCTGGCCACAACTTGAAACGAAAATTATGAATGAAGGCTGGGCATCATATTGGCATCAGCGGATTCTCCGAGAAATGAATCTCACAAGCGAAGAAACGATAGAATTTGCAAAATTGAATGCCGGTGTAGTTCAGCCATCAAGGACGAATATTAATCCATATTATCTCGGTGTGAAAATGTTCGAAGATATTGAAGAACGCTGGAATAATCCTAGTGATGAAATGAAAGCACAAGGTGTGGAGGAAAATTCGGGTCGAGAGAAAATGTTTGAAGTTCGAGAAATCGAATCAGATATATCATTTTTGCGTAATTATTTAACAAAGGATCTTGTCATGCGTGAAGATATGTACCTTTTTCAAAAACAAGGGCGCGATTATAAAATAGTTGATAAAAAATGGACTGATGTACGTGATCAACTCGTTAATATGCGGGTCAATGGTGGGTTTCCATACATCACTGTCAATGATGGCGACTATATGAAAAATGGAGAACTTTATTTAAAGCATTCATATGAGGGAATGGAGTTGGACTTAAAATATTTGGAGAAAGTGTTACCATATATCCATCAGCTATGGGGACGCCCCGTCCATATGGAAAGTAGCGTTGAAAATAGACCAGTACTTTTTACATTCGATGGTAGAAACATGCTAAGAAAATTTTTGTAA
- a CDS encoding YhdB family protein → MDIVDYDRALYYTHRSEWDNLIILMVRTKDNLLSKRIEHFMHAYQFSKDYSLIERRLYSLLRYLEHANESVGSAPAMITEPFITI, encoded by the coding sequence ATGGATATCGTGGATTACGATCGTGCACTTTACTATACTCATCGGTCTGAATGGGATAATTTAATTATCTTAATGGTGCGAACGAAAGATAATTTGCTATCCAAGCGAATTGAACATTTCATGCATGCTTATCAATTTTCAAAGGATTACTCATTGATTGAGCGTCGCTTATATTCTTTACTTCGGTATTTAGAACACGCGAATGAATCAGTTGGTAGTGCCCCTGCTATGATCACAGAGCCTTTCATCACAATATAA
- a CDS encoding GNAT family N-acetyltransferase, whose amino-acid sequence MPDKLDLTQFEKKMIVRPLEHRDIKAILTLQSHCFPGMEPWTIEQLESHLKLFPEGQIIAEYDGEIIGSCSGLIINFDEYDDKHSWDDVTNNGYITNHHPEGYNLYGIEIMVHPAYRRMKVGHRLYEARKELARSNNLKSIIIGGRIPNYYKYKEEMTPREYVDAVTLHQIYDPVLSFQLLNGFTLMRINPNYLPDDKQSNKYATLMEWNNVDYVPLSKRHYKTSYPVRICAVQYMMRAISSFEDFANQVEYFTDVASDASSDFVVFPEIFTSQLMSFLNERTPSQTIRKLTEYTEQYIELFTNLAIRYNVNIIGGSHFVEESGEIYNISFLFRRDGTIEKQYKIHVTPNERLWWGISQGDHVRVFDTDCGKIAIQICYDIEFPELARIAVEKGANIIFTPFCTDDRHGYLRVRYCSQARAVENQIYTVISGTVGNLPQTDNMDIQYAQSAIFAPSDFEFARDGIVGETNPNIEMVLIGDVDLEILRRQRQDGTVMQLQDRRRDVYEVKYKQ is encoded by the coding sequence ATGCCAGATAAATTAGATTTAACACAATTTGAAAAGAAAATGATTGTGAGGCCATTGGAGCATCGAGATATAAAAGCGATTTTGACTTTACAATCGCACTGTTTTCCAGGAATGGAGCCTTGGACGATTGAACAGCTTGAGAGCCATCTGAAGTTATTTCCAGAAGGGCAAATAATTGCGGAATATGACGGTGAAATTATTGGTTCATGTTCCGGCTTAATTATTAATTTTGATGAATATGATGATAAACATTCTTGGGACGATGTAACAAATAATGGTTATATCACAAATCATCATCCTGAAGGTTATAACTTATATGGAATTGAAATCATGGTCCATCCTGCATACAGACGGATGAAAGTAGGGCATAGACTGTATGAAGCTAGAAAAGAATTGGCAAGAAGCAATAATTTAAAGAGTATCATTATTGGTGGACGAATCCCAAATTACTATAAATACAAAGAGGAAATGACGCCTCGGGAATATGTTGATGCGGTAACGCTGCATCAAATTTATGATCCTGTTTTATCATTTCAATTACTAAATGGGTTCACACTGATGAGAATCAATCCCAATTATTTACCTGACGATAAGCAGTCTAATAAATATGCGACGCTAATGGAATGGAATAATGTTGATTATGTGCCACTTAGTAAACGCCATTATAAAACGAGCTATCCTGTTCGGATATGCGCAGTGCAATATATGATGCGTGCAATTAGCTCTTTTGAGGATTTCGCTAATCAAGTGGAGTACTTCACAGATGTGGCATCAGATGCATCTTCTGATTTTGTCGTATTTCCTGAAATTTTCACATCTCAGCTAATGTCATTTTTAAATGAAAGAACGCCTTCACAAACAATTAGAAAACTAACGGAATACACGGAACAATACATTGAATTGTTTACTAATTTAGCGATTCGATACAACGTTAATATTATTGGTGGATCCCATTTTGTTGAGGAGAGCGGAGAGATTTATAATATTTCTTTTTTATTTCGAAGAGATGGTACGATTGAAAAGCAATACAAAATCCACGTAACACCAAATGAGCGTTTGTGGTGGGGGATTAGTCAAGGTGATCATGTCCGAGTATTTGACACAGATTGTGGCAAAATAGCAATCCAGATATGCTATGATATTGAATTTCCTGAGCTTGCACGTATTGCTGTTGAGAAAGGAGCTAATATTATCTTTACTCCTTTTTGTACAGATGATAGACATGGTTACTTACGTGTCCGTTATTGCTCACAGGCACGAGCAGTTGAAAATCAGATTTATACGGTGATTTCAGGTACGGTCGGAAATTTACCACAAACCGATAATATGGATATTCAATATGCACAATCAGCTATATTTGCACCATCTGATTTTGAGTTTGCACGTGATGGAATTGTTGGAGAAACAAATCCAAATATCGAAATGGTCTTAATTGGTGATGTCGATCTAGAAATTCTTCGTCGCCAGAGGCAAGATGGGACGGTCATGCAGTTACAGGATAGACGGAGAGATGTGTATGAAGTGAAATATAAACAATAG
- a CDS encoding disulfide oxidoreductase, translating to MDKQKDHRENLLFYAWAVSVIATLGSLYFSEIKQYIPCELCWYQRILMYPLVIILGIAAAKKDYKIALYSAVFSGIGLLVSTYHYLLQKVTVFAEQAPACGIVPCTGAYINWLGFITIPLLALTAFIFIFTTSIIIYKRSKED from the coding sequence ATGGATAAACAAAAGGACCACCGCGAGAATTTACTATTTTATGCTTGGGCTGTTTCCGTTATCGCTACACTAGGCAGTTTATACTTTTCCGAAATTAAACAATACATTCCATGCGAGTTATGCTGGTATCAAAGGATTTTAATGTACCCACTCGTAATTATACTTGGTATCGCTGCTGCAAAAAAGGATTATAAAATTGCACTGTATTCTGCCGTTTTTTCAGGAATTGGCCTACTTGTATCTACGTATCATTATTTACTTCAAAAAGTAACTGTTTTTGCTGAGCAAGCACCAGCTTGTGGCATCGTACCATGTACAGGTGCGTATATTAACTGGCTTGGATTCATTACAATCCCACTCCTTGCCTTAACTGCCTTTATATTCATTTTTACCACTAGCATCATTATTTATAAACGTTCCAAGGAGGATTAA
- a CDS encoding thioredoxin family protein, whose product MKKIIIFLVIIIGVFAAIGLITKMQQNEKVEGNKYKKNDLQAATIDQLDDPLYQNLILPDDLNKKLKNKEDVTVYFYSPECSYCKQTTPIVNPVAEEMDINLLQYNLLEFEHGFNDYGITHTPTLIHFKDGVELDRIVGAHPEEDFKAFFNENVN is encoded by the coding sequence ATGAAAAAAATTATTATTTTCTTAGTTATCATTATCGGAGTTTTCGCAGCCATCGGGCTGATTACAAAAATGCAACAAAATGAAAAAGTGGAAGGAAATAAATATAAGAAAAATGACCTTCAAGCAGCGACAATAGATCAGCTGGATGACCCGCTTTATCAAAACCTTATCTTACCCGATGATTTGAATAAGAAGCTTAAAAATAAAGAAGATGTAACAGTATATTTCTATAGCCCTGAATGCTCTTATTGTAAACAAACTACACCAATTGTAAATCCAGTTGCGGAAGAGATGGATATCAACCTTCTACAATATAACCTGTTGGAATTCGAGCATGGATTTAATGATTATGGGATTACACACACACCTACCTTGATTCATTTTAAAGATGGTGTGGAATTGGACAGGATAGTTGGAGCTCATCCAGAAGAGGATTTCAAAGCATTCTTCAATGAAAATGTAAATTAA
- a CDS encoding DUF5365 family protein, with protein sequence MKCVFASTVEQEKTLVELIDYMYTSIFPIYFNDQQIMEFYDLCVLQIDAQGLERLHTLETAFQAMSSLQVVITILEKPLACDEMEHCEKLLEKNICNLNRCELFFPFSYQYFLDTSKKKKSMMLSKFANPTNTLSI encoded by the coding sequence ATGAAATGTGTATTTGCTTCAACGGTTGAGCAAGAGAAAACGTTAGTAGAATTAATCGATTATATGTATACCTCTATCTTTCCAATCTATTTCAATGATCAACAAATCATGGAATTTTATGATTTATGTGTTTTGCAAATCGATGCACAGGGGCTTGAAAGACTGCACACATTAGAAACTGCATTTCAAGCAATGTCTAGTTTACAAGTAGTAATCACTATATTAGAAAAGCCTCTTGCTTGCGATGAAATGGAACATTGTGAAAAGTTACTAGAGAAAAACATTTGTAACTTAAACAGATGCGAATTATTTTTTCCCTTTTCCTATCAATACTTTCTCGATACTTCAAAAAAGAAAAAAAGTATGATGTTAAGTAAATTCGCAAATCCAACAAATACATTATCAATTTAA
- a CDS encoding RluA family pseudouridine synthase: MLKQQQECTINVHVYDQWSGMSIQSLFRTQWLAPKKLVHQLRMEKRVSVNDSLAIWTAPLEAGDDIFITFPNELNNTIIPFKTTIQIVYEDEHLLIVNKPAGMATHVNEQNEMDTLANAVAFYLQGQNDNRKIRHIHRLDKETTGAIIFAKHALSHAILDQMLENNEIDRTYLALTDGLMKKSTFTIRAPIGRDRHHPTRRRVSETGQQAVTHCKILKTIPEKQLSFIECKLATGRTHQIRVHMAHIGFPLAGDQLYGGRPIFQRQALHARKLAFVHPFTLKRIDCTAPFLDKPYIFEPFVKR, translated from the coding sequence ATGTTGAAACAGCAACAGGAGTGCACAATCAACGTTCATGTATATGATCAATGGTCAGGAATGTCCATTCAGTCCTTATTTCGTACACAGTGGCTTGCTCCAAAAAAACTTGTTCATCAACTCAGAATGGAAAAAAGAGTTTCCGTTAATGACTCACTAGCGATTTGGACCGCGCCACTGGAAGCTGGAGATGACATCTTTATCACTTTTCCAAATGAGTTAAATAATACAATTATCCCTTTCAAAACCACAATACAAATAGTCTATGAAGATGAACATTTACTCATTGTTAATAAACCTGCCGGTATGGCAACACATGTTAATGAACAGAATGAAATGGATACACTTGCAAATGCCGTTGCTTTTTATTTACAGGGCCAAAATGATAATCGAAAAATCCGTCACATTCATCGACTGGATAAAGAAACAACAGGAGCCATCATATTTGCTAAACATGCTTTAAGCCACGCAATATTAGATCAAATGCTTGAAAACAATGAAATTGATCGTACATACTTGGCTTTGACAGATGGATTAATGAAAAAAAGTACATTCACGATTCGTGCACCAATCGGAAGAGACCGTCATCACCCAACAAGAAGACGTGTTTCCGAAACTGGCCAACAAGCAGTTACACATTGTAAAATACTTAAAACAATCCCCGAAAAACAACTATCATTCATTGAATGCAAACTAGCTACAGGAAGAACACATCAGATTCGCGTGCACATGGCCCATATTGGCTTTCCTTTAGCAGGTGATCAACTATATGGGGGGAGGCCAATTTTTCAAAGACAAGCGCTACACGCTCGTAAATTAGCTTTTGTACACCCCTTTACCTTAAAAAGAATAGATTGCACCGCGCCTTTTCTTGACAAACCGTATATATTTGAACCATTTGTGAAAAGGTAG